The Ignavibacteriota bacterium DNA segment CAACTAAATTCGTTTCTTCCTGTACCATGGATAGTTCTCTTACTTTGCTTTCTCAATAATTTCCACGAGTCTCCATCGTTTTCGCGAACTGATAGGCCGTGTTTCCATTATCTTCACTTTATCGCCTATGGTAGCCTCTTGTTTTTCATCATGCGCCATAAGTTTTGTTGTGAGTTTATAATATTTTTTAAACAACGCATGTTTCACACGACGTTCGATTGCAATAACAAT contains these protein-coding regions:
- the rpsQ gene encoding 30S ribosomal protein S17, encoding MLERTDKRKTRVGKVVSTKMQKSIVIAIERRVKHALFKKYYKLTTKLMAHDEKQEATIGDKVKIMETRPISSRKRWRLVEIIEKAK